A stretch of the Ostrea edulis chromosome 9, xbOstEdul1.1, whole genome shotgun sequence genome encodes the following:
- the LOC125668589 gene encoding sarcoplasmic calcium-binding protein-like: MDYLKLKWTIWFKSLDSDHDGRITTEDMQMSAKKFDDIRKLIGENGAGVAEFDNTKWWNSYIFRRGPGVALSLEDFIAALEESYQKDKTAFRHEMERCFGDVSAFMTDNKDRPIQEKEFIFGFKVFGQEDLAQVAKAYTLFTAGSGQPTIQQIVDAWVQFIADDDAGKQDMIKEAFGN, from the coding sequence ATGGACTATTTAAAGTTGAAATGGACAATATGGTTCAAGTCCCTGGACTCCGACCATGACGGCAGAATCACAACAGAAGACATGCAGATGTCCGCCAAGAAGTTCGACGACATTCGCAAGCTCATCGGAGAGAACGGGGCGGGTGTTGCCGAGTTTGACAACACAAAATGGTGGAACTCCTACATCTTCCGCAGAGGCCCGGGCGTGGCGTTGTCCTTGGAAGACTTCATAGCAGCTCTGGAAGAATCTTACCAAAAAGACAAAACAGCATTCCGCCACGAAATGGAAAGATGTTTCGGCGACGTCTCGGCCTTCATGACGGACAACAAAGACCGCCCTATCCAGGAAAAGGAGTTCATTTTCGGTTTTAAAGTTTTCGGTCAGGAAGATTTAGCTCAAGTGGCCAAGGCGTATACTCTGTTTACGGCCGGTAGCGGTCAGCCGACCATTCAACAGATTGTGGATGCCTGGGTCCAGTTCATCGCGGACGACGACGCGGGTAAACAAGATATGATCAAAGAGGCTTTCGGGAACTAG